The proteins below come from a single Cetobacterium sp. ZOR0034 genomic window:
- the rbsC gene encoding ribose ABC transporter permease: protein MLKKIYNNKPLIGLIVFSIIVSFLNPRFLSMGNILNVLRQTSINSVIAIGMTLVILTGGIDLSVGSILALTGAMGASLIANGVNPVLAIFIAIVLGAIFGIFNGLLISYAKLQPFIVTLVTMTLLRGATLVFTDGKPIPVRDGGDFFDNIGGGYILDIPIPIYIMIALFIAGYYILNNLKFGRYIYAIGGNEEATKLSGVNTSKYKTLVYGVAGALSALAGVIITSRLGSAQPTAGSGYELDAIAAVVLGGTSLAGGIGSIAGTALGAIIIGVLGNALNLLNVSSYYQMMVKAAVILIAVLIDKKSSK, encoded by the coding sequence ATGTTAAAAAAAATATATAACAATAAACCTTTAATCGGGTTAATTGTTTTCTCTATAATAGTTTCATTCTTAAATCCAAGATTTTTATCTATGGGAAATATTTTAAATGTTTTAAGACAAACATCTATAAACTCAGTTATCGCTATTGGGATGACTCTTGTAATTTTAACAGGTGGAATCGATCTATCTGTTGGTTCTATTCTAGCTTTAACTGGAGCTATGGGAGCAAGTTTAATAGCTAATGGAGTAAATCCTGTACTTGCTATTTTTATAGCTATTGTTCTTGGTGCTATATTTGGTATTTTTAATGGATTATTAATATCTTATGCAAAACTTCAGCCTTTCATCGTAACTCTTGTTACTATGACTCTTTTAAGAGGAGCAACTCTTGTTTTCACAGATGGAAAACCTATCCCTGTTAGAGATGGCGGAGATTTCTTTGATAATATCGGTGGAGGATATATCCTTGATATTCCTATTCCTATCTATATTATGATTGCTCTTTTCATTGCTGGATACTACATTTTAAATAATCTGAAATTTGGTAGATATATCTATGCTATTGGTGGAAACGAAGAAGCAACTAAACTTTCTGGAGTAAACACTTCTAAATATAAAACTCTTGTTTATGGAGTTGCAGGAGCTCTCTCTGCATTAGCGGGTGTTATCATCACATCTAGACTTGGTTCTGCTCAACCTACCGCTGGATCTGGTTATGAATTGGATGCTATCGCTGCTGTTGTTCTTGGAGGAACATCACTGGCTGGTGGAATTGGAAGTATTGCTGGAACTGCCCTTGGTGCAATTATCATAGGTGTTTTAGGAAACGCTTTAAACCTTTTAAATGTTTCGTCATACTATCAAATGATGGTAAAAGCTGCTGTAATTCTTATTGCGGTTTTAATAGATAAAAAATCTTCAAAATAA
- the rbsB gene encoding ribose ABC transporter substrate-binding protein RbsB, with amino-acid sequence MKNRLKYLGFMTLVLGMSTLAEAAKIGFVVSTQDNPFFVTLKEGAVSKAKEMGHEIIVLDSQNDPSKELGNVEDLLINKIDVLLINPTDSDAVISSVKAANRRKVPVITLDRASNSGKVVAHIASDNIAGGELAGNFIIEKLEGKSVKVVELEGIPGTTAARDRGEGFNKAAAGKLDIVAKQAADFDRTKGLNVMENILQGQSEINAVFAHNDEMALGALRAIEAAGKKDVLIVGFDATEDAVKAVKEGKLAATVAQKPGEIGAEGIIAADKVIKKENIPTFIPVPLELVTQ; translated from the coding sequence ATGAAAAATAGATTGAAGTATTTAGGATTTATGACTCTAGTTTTAGGAATGAGTACTCTTGCTGAAGCTGCAAAAATTGGATTTGTTGTTTCAACACAAGATAACCCTTTCTTCGTTACTCTTAAAGAGGGAGCAGTTTCTAAAGCCAAAGAGATGGGACATGAGATTATAGTTTTAGACTCTCAAAATGACCCTTCTAAAGAGTTAGGAAATGTTGAGGATTTACTTATAAATAAAATAGACGTTTTACTTATAAACCCAACTGATTCTGATGCAGTTATATCATCAGTTAAAGCTGCTAACCGTCGTAAAGTACCAGTAATAACTTTAGATAGAGCTTCTAACAGTGGAAAAGTGGTAGCTCACATTGCATCTGATAACATTGCTGGTGGAGAGTTAGCTGGAAACTTTATCATCGAAAAGTTAGAGGGAAAATCAGTTAAAGTTGTTGAACTTGAAGGAATTCCTGGAACAACTGCTGCTCGTGATAGAGGAGAAGGGTTTAATAAAGCTGCTGCTGGAAAATTAGATATAGTTGCTAAGCAAGCTGCTGATTTTGATAGAACAAAGGGGCTTAATGTTATGGAAAACATACTTCAAGGTCAATCTGAAATCAATGCTGTTTTTGCTCATAACGATGAGATGGCTCTTGGAGCTTTAAGAGCTATTGAAGCTGCGGGTAAAAAAGATGTTTTAATCGTTGGCTTTGATGCTACAGAGGACGCTGTTAAAGCCGTTAAAGAGGGTAAATTAGCTGCAACAGTTGCACAAAAACCTGGAGAAATTGGTGCAGAGGGTATTATTGCTGCTGATAAAGTAATAAAAAAAGAAAATATTCCTACATTTATTCCTGTACCTTTAGAGCTAGTAACACAATAG
- a CDS encoding molybdopterin oxidoreductase family protein, with amino-acid sequence MNKIQTTCNYCSLACNMDFYVENGSIKKVVPSEKYPVNKGFSCIKGLNLDKQLTSDDFPKNPILKTSTGREEISWDSAYSLFSQKLKDITEKYGKESVAAISTGQLALEEMALVGHVFRNYVGGQLDGNTRLCMATSVVAHKQSFGFDAPPYTLNDFELSDTIIFTGANPVVAHPIIWDRVRKNKNKKVIVIDIRKSETAMNADYFFCIKPKSDLVLYYTIANYLIEKNWIDNSYIENFSENFEDFKKHVSKFSIDDIEETVGITKDQFITLATLIHEGDAVSFWWTMGINQSYQAVRTAQGIINLAVMTGNIGRPGTGANSITGQCNAMGSRLFSNTTGLYGGGEYADEAKRKVVGEALGLDPAIFPTKPTLPYNVIIEKIISGEIKALWILCTNPRHSWTNNYEFKKAIEKLELFVVQDLYPNTDSSELADLFLPVVSGIQKEGTLINTERRISKLNPVLPKPEGRFTDFEVIYNLGKALGMGDLLNGWETPELVFNKMKAVTKGTPCDITGVSYKLLEEGYGVQWPFREGEVLVDHERRLYENNEYYTPSKKVKFMFEDIAENPVPTNAEFPYVLNTGRGTVGQWHTQTRTREITYVNDSTSNKSYIYISKSLGEKLGIENGEEILVHSINGRSSKFYALLTENLPHDVLYAPIHYIETNNLTLSIYDPYSKEPSYKYAPVSIEKIN; translated from the coding sequence ATGAATAAAATTCAAACGACTTGCAACTATTGTTCGCTTGCTTGCAACATGGATTTTTATGTGGAGAACGGATCTATTAAAAAGGTTGTTCCATCTGAAAAATATCCTGTTAATAAAGGTTTCAGCTGTATTAAGGGGCTTAACTTAGATAAGCAACTTACTTCAGATGATTTTCCTAAAAACCCTATACTAAAAACATCTACCGGAAGAGAGGAGATATCTTGGGACTCTGCTTACTCACTTTTCAGCCAAAAATTAAAAGATATCACAGAGAAGTATGGTAAAGAAAGTGTAGCTGCTATAAGTACTGGTCAACTTGCCTTAGAAGAGATGGCTTTAGTTGGACATGTTTTTAGAAACTATGTAGGTGGACAACTAGATGGAAATACAAGACTTTGTATGGCAACTTCGGTTGTAGCTCATAAGCAAAGTTTTGGTTTTGATGCTCCTCCTTATACTTTAAACGATTTTGAACTTTCTGACACAATCATTTTTACTGGAGCTAACCCTGTTGTAGCTCATCCTATCATCTGGGATAGAGTAAGAAAAAACAAAAATAAAAAAGTTATCGTTATAGATATCAGAAAAAGTGAAACAGCTATGAATGCTGACTATTTCTTCTGCATAAAACCAAAAAGTGATCTTGTTCTTTACTATACTATAGCTAACTACTTAATCGAAAAAAATTGGATAGACAACTCATACATAGAAAATTTCTCTGAGAACTTTGAAGATTTCAAAAAGCATGTAAGTAAGTTCTCAATAGATGATATTGAAGAAACTGTTGGAATTACAAAAGATCAGTTTATAACTTTAGCAACACTTATCCACGAAGGAGATGCCGTTTCTTTCTGGTGGACTATGGGTATCAACCAAAGTTACCAAGCTGTTAGAACTGCTCAAGGAATAATAAACTTAGCTGTTATGACTGGAAATATTGGAAGACCTGGAACAGGAGCTAACTCTATAACTGGGCAATGCAACGCTATGGGTTCTCGTTTATTCAGTAACACTACTGGACTTTATGGTGGTGGAGAGTATGCTGATGAAGCTAAGAGAAAAGTTGTTGGAGAAGCTTTAGGTTTAGACCCCGCTATATTCCCAACAAAACCAACTTTACCATACAATGTTATTATAGAAAAAATAATCTCTGGAGAGATAAAAGCTCTTTGGATTCTTTGTACAAACCCTAGACACTCTTGGACAAATAACTATGAGTTCAAAAAAGCAATTGAAAAATTAGAACTTTTCGTTGTTCAAGATTTATATCCAAACACTGATAGTTCAGAGTTAGCAGATCTATTCCTACCAGTTGTTTCTGGAATTCAAAAAGAGGGAACTCTTATTAACACAGAGAGAAGAATCTCTAAACTAAATCCAGTGCTGCCAAAACCAGAGGGAAGATTCACTGACTTTGAAGTTATATACAATTTAGGAAAAGCTTTAGGAATGGGAGATTTACTAAATGGTTGGGAAACTCCTGAGTTAGTTTTCAATAAGATGAAAGCTGTTACAAAAGGAACTCCTTGTGATATAACTGGAGTTAGCTATAAACTTTTAGAAGAGGGATATGGTGTTCAGTGGCCATTCCGTGAGGGTGAAGTTTTAGTTGATCATGAAAGAAGACTTTATGAAAATAATGAGTACTACACTCCTAGCAAAAAAGTTAAATTTATGTTTGAAGATATCGCTGAAAATCCTGTTCCAACAAATGCAGAGTTCCCATACGTTTTAAACACTGGAAGAGGAACTGTTGGTCAATGGCATACTCAAACTAGAACAAGAGAGATAACTTATGTAAATGATTCAACATCTAATAAATCATATATCTATATCTCTAAAAGCTTAGGAGAAAAATTAGGTATTGAAAATGGAGAGGAGATTCTTGTTCACTCTATCAATGGTAGAAGTAGTAAATTCTATGCACTACTTACAGAAAATCTGCCTCACGATGTTTTATATGCACCTATTCACTATATAGAAACAAATAATCTTACACTTTCTATATACGACCCTTACTCTAAAGAGCCATCATATAAATATGCACCTGTCTCTATAGAGAAGATTAATTAG